A window of the Bacteriovorax sp. PP10 genome harbors these coding sequences:
- the nuoL gene encoding NADH-quinone oxidoreductase subunit L codes for MYENYLALIPFFPLLAFLLNSILIRNKLNNVQAGLITFMSLFISFVLVILTSIHVLKNGPVSVRLWEWMSYGNIKFDIHFIMDELSVILSLMVTGIGSAIAFFSIGYMDHEEKVGKFFGFFALFAFSMLLLVHGENFLVLFMGWEGVGLSSYLLIGFWYEHTKNGNAAKKAFLANRVGDFGLVLGIIGYALVFNTISFTDLAHPDMAILMANKEVLIISSLLLVLGAAGKSAQIPLFIWLPDAMMGPTPVSALMHAATMVTAGIFLLCRVSNVIVHFSVVLDVIAWMGALTALLAALIAMTQRDIKKILAYSTVSQLGYMVLAVGVGAFSTGMFHVFTHAFFKALLFLCAASVIYGCHHEQDIFKMGGLKKKMPITFWTFTVGFLAIAGIPGFSGFFSKDEILTMALTNPGNGPWLYGIGLITALLTAFYMTRMLVLVFIVEPAKAAKVEVVHAKKKKHSKHDKSEEKLEEEVEHEDAHDDHHEIHESPSVMTVPLIILAICSFAAGYIGLPHVLSHEHARLFQDFVERFVAKTEGHTHLSVQTEYIMMGMTTFLILSSMGLAYWIYVKNDHVKMRDTLQEKFKTLWTISSEKFKVDEFYELAIIKPLYKTGGFLVDIIEAHVINGFIKVLTKVTSGSGQFLDDNKPERLEMGILYIVVGLTVIITLIFREFIFR; via the coding sequence ATGTACGAAAACTACCTGGCGCTGATTCCATTTTTCCCTTTACTGGCCTTCTTACTTAACTCAATCCTAATCAGAAATAAGTTAAATAATGTCCAGGCCGGACTGATTACTTTCATGTCTCTTTTTATCTCGTTTGTTTTAGTCATCCTGACTTCAATTCACGTTTTAAAAAATGGACCGGTAAGTGTTCGTCTTTGGGAGTGGATGTCTTACGGAAACATCAAATTCGATATCCATTTCATTATGGATGAACTTTCAGTCATCCTAAGTCTAATGGTTACTGGTATCGGGAGTGCGATTGCATTCTTCTCTATCGGTTACATGGACCACGAAGAAAAAGTTGGAAAGTTCTTTGGGTTCTTCGCCCTATTTGCTTTCTCAATGTTGCTTCTTGTTCACGGAGAAAACTTCTTAGTTCTATTCATGGGATGGGAAGGTGTTGGTCTAAGTTCATACCTACTAATCGGATTCTGGTACGAACATACTAAAAACGGTAACGCTGCTAAAAAAGCTTTCCTTGCTAACCGCGTGGGTGACTTTGGTTTAGTTCTAGGGATTATCGGTTACGCACTAGTTTTCAATACAATCTCATTCACAGATTTAGCTCATCCAGATATGGCCATCTTAATGGCCAACAAAGAAGTGCTAATTATTTCTAGTTTGCTTCTAGTTCTTGGAGCTGCTGGTAAGTCTGCTCAGATCCCACTTTTCATCTGGCTTCCAGATGCGATGATGGGTCCAACTCCAGTGTCGGCCCTAATGCACGCGGCGACAATGGTTACAGCTGGTATCTTTTTACTGTGTAGAGTTTCAAACGTAATCGTTCACTTCTCAGTTGTTCTTGATGTGATTGCATGGATGGGAGCTTTGACTGCTCTTCTTGCAGCACTGATTGCGATGACTCAAAGAGATATCAAAAAGATCCTGGCATACTCAACTGTTTCTCAGTTAGGTTACATGGTTCTTGCGGTTGGTGTTGGAGCTTTCTCAACGGGAATGTTCCACGTTTTCACACACGCTTTCTTTAAAGCTCTTTTATTCCTTTGTGCTGCTTCTGTCATTTACGGATGTCACCACGAGCAAGATATCTTTAAGATGGGTGGCCTTAAGAAAAAAATGCCAATTACTTTCTGGACGTTCACTGTTGGATTCCTTGCTATCGCAGGTATCCCGGGGTTCTCTGGATTCTTCTCTAAAGATGAAATTTTAACGATGGCCCTAACTAACCCAGGCAATGGTCCATGGTTATACGGAATCGGATTAATCACTGCTCTTCTAACTGCTTTCTACATGACGAGAATGTTAGTTCTTGTGTTTATTGTTGAGCCAGCAAAAGCTGCAAAAGTTGAAGTTGTTCATGCTAAAAAGAAAAAACATAGCAAGCATGATAAATCAGAAGAAAAATTAGAAGAAGAAGTTGAGCACGAAGACGCTCATGATGACCACCATGAAATTCATGAATCACCAAGTGTTATGACTGTTCCTCTTATCATTCTAGCAATCTGTTCATTCGCAGCTGGATACATTGGTCTTCCACATGTACTTAGCCATGAACACGCTCGTTTATTCCAGGATTTCGTAGAAAGATTCGTAGCTAAAACAGAAGGCCACACTCATCTAAGTGTTCAGACTGAATACATCATGATGGGAATGACAACGTTCTTGATTTTATCTTCGATGGGTCTTGCTTACTGGATCTACGTGAAAAACGACCATGTAAAAATGCGCGATACACTTCAAGAAAAATTCAAAACTCTTTGGACGATCTCATCAGAGAAATTCAAAGTTGATGAATTCTATGAACTAGCGATCATTAAGCCACTTTATAAAACTGGTGGATTTTTAGTAGATATCATTGAAGCTCACGTGATCAACGGATTCATTAAGGTTCTTACGAAAGTAACTTCTGGAAGTGGACAATTCCTTGATGACAACAAACCAGAAAGATTAGAGATGGGAATTCTTTACATCGTTGTTGGTTTAACAGTGATCATTACATTAATTTTTAGAGAATTTATTTTTAGATAA
- the nuoK gene encoding NADH-quinone oxidoreductase subunit NuoK, which translates to MSSIYYYLAGFLFTLGLLGTIFKKDLISILLCLELMMGGVSLLVILFSRSTGVLESQLLVFFTMIISACEVAIGLSLIIALYRKKQTIYTDDIKIITE; encoded by the coding sequence ATGAGTAGTATTTACTATTACCTGGCAGGGTTTTTATTCACATTAGGTCTTCTTGGAACAATTTTCAAAAAAGACTTAATCTCAATTCTTCTATGTTTAGAACTAATGATGGGAGGCGTGAGTCTTCTAGTGATTCTATTTTCTCGTTCAACGGGAGTTTTAGAGTCTCAACTTCTGGTATTTTTCACGATGATTATTTCAGCGTGTGAAGTAGCTATTGGTCTGAGCTTAATCATTGCTTTATATAGAAAGAAACAAACAATTTATACTGACGATATCAAAATCATAACAGAGTAA
- a CDS encoding NADH-quinone oxidoreductase subunit J family protein, whose product MISDIFLTIITMAFALMVVFSKKTVVSAFALLMTLLSIAMIYFQLGTVFLAAIQVIVNAGAIAILFVFVMMLINLEQFQNNREKGKVKLIISSVTILIIFGVFALIINNNIEVLTANNISDNSMKLLFEKLFSVYYLPFEMATVLLLAALVACVVITGHEKAVIKEEGESHE is encoded by the coding sequence ATGATTAGTGATATCTTTTTAACCATCATTACGATGGCGTTTGCTCTTATGGTTGTTTTCTCAAAAAAGACCGTTGTTTCAGCATTTGCTCTACTAATGACTCTTTTATCAATTGCTATGATCTACTTCCAATTAGGAACAGTGTTCTTAGCTGCTATCCAGGTTATCGTTAACGCCGGAGCGATTGCGATTTTATTCGTATTCGTAATGATGTTAATCAACCTTGAGCAATTCCAGAACAACCGTGAAAAAGGAAAAGTGAAGCTGATCATTTCAAGCGTTACAATCCTGATCATCTTTGGTGTGTTTGCTCTGATCATTAACAACAATATCGAAGTGCTTACAGCTAACAATATTTCAGACAATTCAATGAAGTTATTATTCGAGAAACTTTTCTCTGTTTATTACCTTCCATTTGAAATGGCGACAGTTCTTCTACTTGCTGCCCTGGTTGCTTGTGTAGTTATCACTGGTCACGAAAAAGCAGTTATTAAAGAAGAAGGAGAATCTCATGAGTAG
- the nuoH gene encoding NADH-quinone oxidoreductase subunit NuoH: MLEAILEILIKTVVILGIPLGALPIIIHVERRGAGFLQKRVGPNRVGPFGLLQPLADVAKFMFKEEVHPSHVRPFFYTAAPIIALTVALLPLACIPLSGPFEVFGKTVFPEVFRSDMGIFFAFAASALGSYGILLAGWASNNKFTMLGALRACAQMVSYELSLSTAVVAMIFVFGTNDIHGIVAAQTGYWFGFLPKWGFFMQPLAAMLFLVGIFAESNRLPFDLAEGESEIVAGYHLEYSSMKFAIFFMAEYIHMIALSALFIIFFFGGYSLLPGMDLIPTNSPFVLPILQATSFIIKIAMMIWIFVWVRWSLPRFRYDQLMDLGWQRLLPLGIVNLIATVLFVYFRNQ; the protein is encoded by the coding sequence ATGTTAGAAGCAATTCTAGAGATCTTAATTAAGACTGTTGTTATCCTGGGTATCCCATTAGGTGCTCTTCCAATTATCATTCACGTTGAAAGACGTGGTGCCGGTTTCTTACAAAAAAGAGTCGGGCCAAACAGAGTTGGACCGTTCGGATTACTTCAGCCACTTGCTGACGTTGCTAAATTTATGTTCAAAGAAGAAGTTCACCCTTCTCACGTTCGTCCATTCTTTTACACAGCAGCACCAATCATCGCTTTAACTGTGGCCCTACTTCCACTTGCTTGTATTCCATTATCAGGCCCGTTCGAAGTTTTTGGTAAAACAGTTTTCCCGGAAGTTTTTAGAAGTGACATGGGGATCTTCTTTGCTTTCGCGGCTTCAGCTCTTGGATCTTACGGGATTCTACTTGCTGGTTGGGCATCAAATAACAAATTCACAATGCTTGGTGCACTTCGCGCCTGTGCTCAGATGGTTTCATACGAACTATCACTTTCAACAGCAGTTGTTGCAATGATCTTTGTTTTCGGAACAAATGACATTCACGGGATTGTAGCTGCTCAAACTGGTTACTGGTTTGGATTCCTGCCAAAATGGGGATTCTTCATGCAACCACTTGCAGCGATGCTTTTCTTAGTTGGAATCTTTGCTGAATCAAACCGTCTTCCATTCGACTTAGCTGAAGGTGAATCAGAAATCGTTGCTGGTTATCACTTAGAGTACTCTTCAATGAAATTTGCGATCTTCTTCATGGCGGAATACATCCACATGATTGCATTATCTGCACTATTCATTATTTTCTTCTTCGGTGGATACAGCCTTCTTCCGGGAATGGACTTAATTCCAACTAACTCACCTTTCGTATTACCAATTCTTCAAGCAACATCTTTCATTATTAAGATTGCTATGATGATCTGGATTTTCGTTTGGGTACGTTGGTCTCTTCCACGCTTCCGTTACGATCAACTTATGGACTTAGGATGGCAACGTCTGTTACCACTAGGTATTGTAAATTTAATTGCTACAGTTCTATTTGTATATTTTAGGAATCAATAA
- a CDS encoding NADH-quinone oxidoreductase subunit A produces MEFAFLSFVIFFIIATALGLVLMFISNFLGQKVKIVRKNDIYESGVNPVGSATRQYDIKFYLTAILFLLFDVEIVFLLPWALNYHNVTNSGFMVAGFVFFMTVLLVGYIFVIGSKALKWEK; encoded by the coding sequence ATGGAATTTGCATTTTTATCTTTTGTTATCTTTTTTATCATCGCCACAGCTCTAGGGCTGGTGTTGATGTTTATTTCAAACTTTCTTGGCCAAAAAGTTAAGATCGTTAGGAAAAACGATATTTATGAATCAGGGGTTAACCCGGTTGGAAGTGCAACAAGACAGTACGATATTAAGTTTTATCTTACTGCGATTTTGTTTCTTCTGTTTGACGTAGAAATCGTGTTTTTATTGCCATGGGCACTTAACTACCACAACGTGACCAACTCAGGTTTCATGGTTGCTGGATTTGTGTTCTTTATGACTGTGCTTCTTGTTGGATACATCTTCGTTATCGGTTCAAAAGCATTAAAGTGGGAAAAGTAA
- a CDS encoding NADH-quinone oxidoreductase subunit N: MHLNYLANIGRYIPEILLVILMVGLILLEVTYKEDEKNRRYIFITAMIGLVATFVALLANYGDKPGAIFSNAVIIDDFSTLMKMIMVLGTIGVVYLSRFSRDIYETLKTEFVIMAVGILIGGFLLASANNMLTMYLGIETLSILSYVMAAFKKNDERSSEAGLKYALYGGISAGIMLFGLSHIYGVIGTIQFTGIVAMIPKLTTGQLAILMPSFVLVFAGIGYKIAAVPFHMWSPDVYEGAPTPVTTFFAIVPKLAGIAALIRITSIFFTVDSPLKVGWIGLMLIISALTMTVGNVTAIGQKSVKRMLAYSSISHAGIMMSALVMIGDLGVKSVVFYGITYLFMTLVAFYITSIVQDKYGNDHFERFSGLIYRYPVMAVMMTVVMFSLTGLPPLAGFVAKYNILTSLVSSKFYTLAVILAVNSVVSAYYYLKIVRLMVLKPAESDESIEGFGFLNQLVIVAMTLPVFVLGIFWDSIMQLAASAKLFIQ; this comes from the coding sequence ATGCATTTAAATTATTTAGCAAATATTGGTCGCTACATCCCGGAAATCCTTCTGGTGATTTTAATGGTGGGCCTTATTCTTCTCGAAGTGACTTATAAAGAAGACGAGAAGAATAGAAGATACATCTTCATCACGGCAATGATCGGATTGGTGGCAACGTTTGTTGCTTTACTCGCAAACTATGGTGATAAACCTGGTGCGATTTTCAGCAATGCGGTCATTATAGATGACTTCAGTACTTTGATGAAAATGATCATGGTGCTTGGAACTATTGGAGTTGTTTATTTAAGCAGATTCTCAAGAGACATCTACGAGACACTTAAAACTGAATTCGTAATCATGGCCGTTGGGATTTTGATTGGTGGATTTCTTCTAGCTTCAGCAAACAACATGCTGACTATGTATTTAGGGATCGAAACTCTTTCAATTCTTTCATACGTTATGGCCGCATTCAAAAAGAACGACGAGAGATCAAGCGAAGCTGGTCTTAAGTATGCTCTTTACGGTGGGATTTCTGCAGGGATCATGCTTTTTGGTTTATCACACATCTACGGTGTAATTGGTACAATCCAGTTTACTGGAATTGTGGCGATGATTCCTAAGCTTACAACAGGTCAGCTTGCGATCCTTATGCCTTCATTTGTTTTAGTTTTTGCAGGTATCGGATATAAAATTGCAGCGGTTCCATTCCATATGTGGTCACCGGATGTTTACGAAGGAGCTCCAACTCCAGTAACAACATTTTTTGCAATCGTTCCAAAGCTTGCAGGTATTGCAGCTTTAATCCGTATTACTTCAATTTTCTTCACAGTTGATTCTCCACTTAAAGTTGGATGGATTGGTTTAATGCTAATTATTTCAGCATTAACAATGACTGTTGGAAACGTGACTGCGATCGGACAAAAATCAGTTAAAAGAATGTTAGCTTACTCATCAATCTCTCACGCAGGGATCATGATGTCGGCACTTGTAATGATTGGTGACCTTGGAGTTAAATCGGTAGTGTTCTACGGAATCACTTACCTGTTCATGACTTTAGTTGCTTTCTACATTACAAGCATCGTTCAGGATAAATACGGTAACGATCACTTTGAGCGTTTTTCTGGATTAATCTACAGATACCCGGTTATGGCCGTGATGATGACAGTTGTAATGTTCTCACTAACAGGTCTTCCACCGTTAGCTGGATTCGTTGCAAAGTACAACATCCTTACTTCATTAGTTAGCTCTAAGTTTTATACACTAGCAGTTATCCTTGCGGTTAACTCTGTTGTGTCAGCTTATTACTACTTAAAAATTGTTCGTCTAATGGTTCTTAAACCAGCAGAGTCTGACGAATCAATCGAAGGATTCGGTTTTTTAAATCAACTAGTTATTGTGGCAATGACTTTACCAGTTTTTGTTCTTGGAATTTTCTGGGACTCAATTATGCAACTAGCAGCTAGTGCAAAATTGTTCATTCAATAA
- a CDS encoding complex I subunit 4 family protein — protein MAGSLLSLILWMPIIGVLGVLLCPKDKTTLIKAWAFINTVITFALTLVLWCKFDTTQAGMQSAFNVVVPWISQFHIYYRLGVDGIAMPMVVLTGLLFMLCILSSWTQIKKSIKAYFALLLLLQSCVFGVFFALDFFLFYVYWEVMLIPMFFLIGVWGGENREYAAVKFFLYTFFGSILMLVGIVALYFATGAGADSFNILALSGGKFTQLTVNIFGQSLSFSKLFFIFMFIGFAIKVPVFPFHTWLPHAHVQAPTAISVILAGVLLKMGTYGFLRIAFPIFPDSAKYFSTAIAWLGLINVIYGALCAMAQTDVKKLIAYSSVSHMGFVMLGLAAMTVQGMNGAVLQMFNHGTSTAMMFFMIGLLYERSHHRWIVKPDGSRGYGGLYTQLPVYSIIFIIGMFASMGLPGLSGFISEALIFLGIYQRFTTITVLALFGLFIGAAYLLWMFKRMFFGEVNPEVKEYTDMTKLEVTYMIPLCVAVILFGIWPSPILNVMKASVGQLVSLLATF, from the coding sequence GTGGCCGGTTCATTATTAAGTTTGATTTTATGGATGCCTATAATTGGTGTACTTGGAGTTCTTCTTTGTCCAAAAGACAAAACAACTCTAATTAAAGCATGGGCTTTCATTAACACTGTTATTACTTTCGCTCTTACTCTGGTTTTATGGTGTAAGTTCGATACAACACAGGCGGGAATGCAAAGTGCATTTAACGTTGTGGTTCCATGGATTTCACAATTCCACATCTACTACCGTTTAGGGGTTGATGGGATTGCAATGCCAATGGTTGTCCTAACAGGATTACTATTCATGCTTTGTATCCTTTCTTCATGGACACAAATCAAGAAATCAATCAAAGCTTACTTCGCACTACTTCTACTTCTTCAGTCGTGTGTATTCGGAGTATTTTTCGCACTAGATTTCTTCCTGTTCTATGTTTACTGGGAAGTAATGCTAATTCCGATGTTCTTCCTTATCGGTGTTTGGGGTGGAGAAAACAGAGAGTACGCTGCTGTTAAGTTCTTCCTTTATACATTCTTTGGATCAATCTTAATGCTTGTTGGTATCGTTGCTCTTTATTTCGCAACAGGTGCTGGTGCAGATTCATTCAACATTCTTGCTCTTTCAGGCGGGAAGTTTACTCAACTTACAGTTAATATTTTCGGTCAGAGTTTATCTTTCTCGAAACTGTTCTTCATTTTCATGTTTATCGGGTTCGCGATCAAAGTTCCGGTTTTCCCTTTCCACACTTGGTTACCACACGCTCACGTTCAGGCACCTACTGCAATTTCAGTAATCCTGGCCGGTGTACTACTAAAGATGGGGACATACGGATTCCTAAGAATTGCATTCCCAATCTTCCCTGATTCAGCAAAATACTTCTCAACGGCAATTGCTTGGTTGGGATTAATTAACGTTATCTACGGAGCACTTTGTGCAATGGCACAAACTGACGTTAAGAAACTTATCGCTTACTCATCAGTATCTCACATGGGATTTGTAATGCTTGGTCTTGCTGCTATGACAGTTCAAGGTATGAACGGAGCTGTTTTACAGATGTTCAACCACGGAACTTCAACAGCTATGATGTTCTTCATGATCGGTCTTCTATATGAAAGATCTCACCACAGATGGATCGTTAAACCAGATGGTTCACGTGGATACGGTGGTCTTTATACACAACTTCCGGTTTACTCAATTATCTTCATCATTGGTATGTTTGCTTCAATGGGACTTCCAGGACTTTCAGGATTCATTTCTGAAGCTCTAATTTTCCTTGGTATCTACCAACGTTTTACGACAATCACAGTTCTTGCTCTATTCGGTCTTTTCATTGGTGCTGCTTACCTTCTTTGGATGTTCAAGAGAATGTTCTTCGGAGAAGTTAACCCAGAAGTTAAAGAATATACTGACATGACAAAACTGGAAGTGACTTACATGATTCCTCTATGTGTTGCTGTAATTCTTTTCGGGATCTGGCCTTCGCCAATCCTGAACGTGATGAAAGCTTCAGTAGGACAACTTGTTTCGTTACTAGCAACTTTCTAA
- the nuoL gene encoding NADH-quinone oxidoreductase subunit L encodes MDYTVSTIAPIVLLPFFAFVINVFIAKRFPTTAVALSTAAIFGSFIFALRIFLDFQGVYAVDYHIHKVFTWFDLSAGEHLFKVNMGIYIDNMTSVMLLMVTAVATLIHVFSTWYMHDDPRFARFFVYMSLFTSAMLGLVLSDNLLSVFIFWELMGFCSYSLIGFYYEKEGAGNASMKAFMTTRVGDVFFLFGILAIWMTVGSTTFVDIYAAIGAGKFGAMVLGIPLATAAGFSIFVGTMGKSAQVPLHVWLPDAMFGPTPCSALIHAATMVAAGVYLSLRMFPLMEAGHLTMFIAYIGAITAFGAATIALIQTDIKAVLAYSTISQLGYMVIGIGVGSYNASFMHLITHAVFKACLFLSAGSVIHSIHCQEMPQMGGLRKKLPYTFFAMLLCCLAIAGVPFFSGFVSKDRILGDALVMAIENKGYMGVAILGFGGALLTAFYMFRMLFLTFFGEPRDHHIYDHAHEEHIGWNSNVPLLILSVFTLGLFYSGSFTGQGEVNVFGSKYEWFQTLIHKPEASHLEHFSHYQREDLGSTDTRDKVELPKAAYDANHGMDEHHAHFVHTVHRVGALASIIIAFAGIFLAYSMYVKKSVNPDWWAQTFAGWRRALQNKYYFDDLYIGKVIQKGLLPFNNLLAKFDSGIYDRYVVDGVAVLNRWAYTVSRWFDNNVIDSGMVDGTGASVRLMNVVLRTIQSGKVQLYFIVLIVVLASYVLTLRF; translated from the coding sequence ATGGATTACACAGTCTCAACCATAGCACCAATTGTACTACTGCCGTTCTTTGCGTTCGTAATAAATGTATTTATTGCAAAGCGTTTCCCAACAACAGCAGTGGCATTATCAACGGCCGCTATTTTTGGATCATTTATTTTCGCTTTGAGAATCTTCTTAGATTTCCAAGGTGTTTACGCTGTTGATTATCACATCCACAAAGTTTTCACGTGGTTTGACTTAAGTGCAGGCGAACATTTATTTAAAGTAAACATGGGTATCTATATAGATAACATGACATCTGTAATGCTTTTAATGGTTACAGCTGTAGCAACTTTGATTCACGTTTTCTCTACTTGGTACATGCATGATGACCCGAGATTTGCACGATTCTTCGTGTATATGTCACTCTTCACGTCAGCGATGTTGGGCCTTGTTCTTTCAGATAACCTACTTTCAGTATTCATTTTCTGGGAGTTAATGGGATTCTGTTCTTACTCACTAATCGGTTTCTATTACGAAAAAGAAGGTGCTGGAAACGCATCGATGAAAGCTTTCATGACTACAAGAGTTGGGGACGTTTTCTTCTTATTCGGTATTCTTGCTATCTGGATGACTGTTGGAAGTACAACTTTTGTTGATATTTACGCAGCAATCGGAGCGGGAAAATTTGGTGCAATGGTTCTTGGAATTCCTCTAGCAACAGCAGCAGGATTTTCAATTTTCGTTGGAACAATGGGTAAATCAGCTCAGGTTCCTCTACACGTTTGGTTACCGGACGCGATGTTTGGTCCAACTCCATGTTCGGCACTAATCCACGCGGCAACAATGGTTGCGGCCGGAGTTTATCTATCTTTAAGAATGTTCCCATTAATGGAAGCAGGACATTTAACAATGTTCATCGCTTACATCGGTGCGATCACAGCTTTCGGAGCTGCTACAATCGCTCTTATCCAAACAGATATTAAAGCGGTTCTTGCCTACTCTACTATTTCTCAACTTGGTTACATGGTAATCGGTATCGGTGTTGGTTCATACAACGCTTCTTTCATGCACTTAATTACTCACGCTGTATTCAAGGCGTGTTTATTCCTTTCAGCTGGATCAGTTATTCACTCGATTCACTGCCAGGAAATGCCGCAAATGGGTGGTCTTCGTAAGAAACTTCCATACACATTCTTCGCAATGTTACTTTGTTGTTTAGCGATCGCTGGTGTGCCGTTCTTCTCAGGATTCGTATCTAAAGATAGAATTCTTGGTGACGCTCTAGTTATGGCAATCGAAAACAAAGGTTACATGGGTGTAGCAATTCTTGGTTTCGGTGGTGCTCTTCTAACTGCTTTCTACATGTTCAGAATGCTTTTCTTAACTTTCTTTGGCGAGCCACGCGATCACCATATTTATGATCACGCTCACGAAGAACATATCGGATGGAATTCAAACGTTCCTCTTTTAATCCTTTCTGTATTTACTCTTGGGTTATTTTACTCAGGGTCTTTCACAGGTCAGGGAGAAGTTAACGTTTTTGGATCAAAATACGAATGGTTCCAAACTTTAATTCACAAACCAGAAGCTAGTCATCTTGAGCACTTTTCTCACTATCAACGTGAAGATTTAGGTAGCACAGATACTCGCGATAAAGTTGAACTTCCAAAAGCTGCTTACGATGCAAACCACGGAATGGATGAGCACCACGCTCACTTCGTTCACACGGTTCACAGAGTTGGTGCACTTGCTTCGATCATCATCGCTTTTGCTGGTATTTTCTTAGCGTACTCAATGTACGTGAAAAAATCAGTGAACCCGGACTGGTGGGCACAAACTTTCGCTGGTTGGAGAAGAGCTCTTCAAAACAAATACTACTTCGACGATCTTTATATCGGAAAAGTTATTCAAAAAGGTCTTCTTCCGTTCAACAACTTGTTGGCGAAATTTGATTCAGGAATTTACGACAGATATGTGGTGGATGGAGTAGCGGTATTAAACCGTTGGGCATACACAGTGTCTCGTTGGTTTGATAACAATGTTATCGATAGCGGAATGGTTGATGGAACTGGAGCAAGTGTTCGTTTAATGAACGTTGTTCTAAGAACTATCCAATCAGGTAAAGTTCAGTTGTACTTCATCGTATTGATCGTTGTTCTTGCTAGTTATGTTTTAACGTTAAGATTTTAG
- the nuoK gene encoding NADH-quinone oxidoreductase subunit NuoK, which yields MINLGSYLAISFILFLCGIIVMIARKNIVAILIGIELILNAAALNFAAYTKFANGNVEGNIVSLFIIVIAAAESAVGLGIIIRFFQLRESIHMDDASTLQN from the coding sequence ATGATTAATTTAGGTTCTTACTTAGCTATTTCATTCATTCTATTTCTTTGCGGAATCATCGTAATGATCGCAAGAAAAAATATTGTTGCGATTCTTATCGGGATCGAGCTTATTTTGAATGCAGCGGCACTTAACTTTGCAGCTTATACAAAATTTGCTAACGGCAACGTTGAAGGGAACATTGTAAGTCTTTTCATCATTGTTATCGCAGCAGCCGAATCAGCAGTTGGTTTAGGGATCATTATCAGATTCTTCCAACTTAGAGAAAGTATCCATATGGATGATGCTTCAACTTTACAGAACTAA
- a CDS encoding NADH-quinone oxidoreductase subunit J family protein: MFGNTLFLLSAVLTLAGAFACVYSKNLMHSCIYLLASLFGVAGLYACLGADFLAATQLVVYAGGVIILMLFAIMLTGGTGNRVNRYGLEKIPAMGNKKTFMIAGFAAAVSALILAKILYSVFAAKTVATTGFNSPSVADIGTALATDHILAFEISSVLLLGALIGAAVISRPRKEIHD, encoded by the coding sequence GTGTTTGGAAATACATTATTTTTATTATCAGCAGTGCTTACCCTAGCGGGTGCTTTTGCATGTGTTTATAGCAAAAACTTAATGCACTCATGTATCTATCTACTAGCTTCTCTTTTTGGAGTTGCTGGTCTTTATGCATGTCTTGGTGCTGACTTCTTAGCTGCAACTCAATTAGTTGTGTACGCTGGTGGTGTTATCATTCTTATGTTGTTTGCAATCATGCTTACAGGTGGAACTGGTAATAGAGTTAACCGTTACGGATTAGAAAAAATCCCGGCAATGGGTAACAAGAAGACTTTCATGATTGCTGGATTTGCAGCTGCTGTTTCAGCACTTATTTTAGCAAAAATCCTTTACTCAGTTTTTGCAGCAAAAACGGTAGCAACGACAGGCTTTAATAGCCCATCAGTTGCCGACATTGGAACTGCACTAGCAACAGACCACATTTTAGCATTTGAAATTTCATCGGTTCTTCTACTGGGTGCCCTTATTGGTGCAGCAGTAATTTCAAGACCAAGGAAAGAAATCCATGATTAA